The Metamycoplasma cloacale genome includes a region encoding these proteins:
- a CDS encoding type I restriction endonuclease subunit R, whose translation MTNKLKIGEINNIENQNDYVIMSDYVPTLENKTNYQTEAELEYEFINLLMQLNYEYAPVKNDKELISNLRVQLERLNNYKFSDSEWNEIYFNKIASDNFNIVRKTEIIQKEHIFELKKDDGTIRNIKLIDKENIHNNKLQVINQFSSKSGFERVRYDVTILVNGLPLVHIELKRRGISIEEAFNQIKRYSESFSTNSGLFEYIQIFVISNGTTTKYYSNSIRRKIEDSNKSSVVNANNFKFTHFWTDVKNKTILDLMDFTNTFFAKNTILNLITKYCVLTEDKQLLVMRPYQIAAAERIISKVKISSSYKKWGKVEAGGYIWHTTGSGKTLTSFKTAQLLLQNNDIDKVLFVVDRKDLDYQTIREYNNFQKDCANGNINTKVLSEQLLSKLDKHRLIITTIQKLNNFLKRNEDKSVYNKHIVMIFDECHRSQFGEMHKNIIKNFKKYHLFGFTGTPIFVKNAGDNHRDGILLTTEEVFGDRLHCYTMHNAIADRNVLPFHYEMFSTVRLKDEIEDQMVEAIDKNSIILSDERVEKITRYIIENFDRKTKRKEANYVHKFNIDIANSLKNIDNAKYENKNLSGFNSLFAVDSIKAAKRYYLEFKKQLKALNKDYVIATIFTNTPVNENGEVLDDEVKLDDVESLNIEDKNFLQMAMNDYNKTFKTNYQINNQQFDNYYKDISLRMKQREIDILIVVNMFLTGFDSKLLNTLWLDKKLRYHGLLQAFSRTNRIYNSVKSYGNIVSFVDIQKEIDDAILLYATDHESEKTVFIGTKNDFLYGTTEDNGTHEDGYIDLANKIKENFDPKNQIDDEATQKEFVNTFTKFLRLRNILMGFEGFKEMEADIMSEYDFQNYCGMYGQYHDKFRPKHKENVEDDCIFDMELIKQYDIDVDYILRVIDAYREKMEGIDFKYILDAIENSYELKNKKELLEKLIQDINAGHFNSGASSRELYHEIVQKNLREDLHKMIVKFGLVTEYLIPYLTKCFRTNKLIFDGKTYDDIKKKMSLFSTTDQERRTYDEELKIYLETFFSRYSGDINYTSFEHILNNKK comes from the coding sequence ATGACAAATAAATTGAAAATTGGTGAAATAAATAATATTGAAAATCAAAATGATTATGTGATTATGAGCGATTACGTTCCAACATTAGAGAACAAAACAAATTATCAAACAGAAGCTGAATTGGAATATGAATTTATTAATTTATTGATGCAATTAAATTATGAATATGCTCCTGTTAAAAATGATAAGGAATTAATTAGTAATTTAAGGGTTCAATTAGAACGTTTGAATAACTATAAATTTAGTGATTCTGAATGAAACGAAATTTATTTTAACAAGATTGCATCTGACAATTTTAATATTGTACGGAAGACAGAGATTATTCAAAAAGAACATATTTTTGAATTAAAAAAAGATGATGGAACAATACGTAATATTAAATTAATTGATAAAGAAAACATTCATAATAACAAATTACAAGTTATTAACCAATTTTCAAGTAAAAGCGGTTTCGAAAGAGTAAGATACGACGTTACAATACTAGTTAATGGATTGCCATTAGTTCATATTGAATTAAAAAGACGTGGAATCTCTATTGAAGAAGCTTTTAACCAAATCAAAAGATATAGTGAAAGTTTTTCTACTAACTCAGGTTTATTTGAATATATCCAAATTTTCGTTATTTCAAATGGAACAACAACTAAATATTATTCAAATTCAATTAGAAGAAAAATTGAAGATTCAAATAAATCAAGTGTTGTAAATGCTAATAACTTCAAATTCACACATTTCTGAACGGATGTTAAGAATAAAACTATTTTAGATTTAATGGATTTCACTAATACATTTTTTGCTAAAAACACAATATTAAATTTAATTACTAAATATTGTGTTTTAACAGAAGACAAACAATTATTAGTTATGCGTCCATATCAAATAGCTGCCGCTGAAAGAATTATATCTAAGGTTAAAATTTCTTCAAGTTATAAGAAATGAGGAAAAGTTGAAGCCGGTGGTTATATTTGACATACAACCGGTTCTGGTAAAACACTCACTTCATTTAAAACAGCTCAACTGTTATTACAAAACAATGATATTGATAAGGTATTATTTGTCGTTGATAGAAAAGATTTAGACTATCAAACAATTCGTGAATATAATAATTTTCAAAAAGATTGTGCGAATGGAAATATCAATACCAAAGTATTGAGCGAACAATTATTATCCAAGTTAGATAAACATCGTTTAATAATTACAACTATTCAAAAATTAAACAATTTCTTAAAGAGAAATGAAGATAAGAGTGTTTATAACAAACACATTGTTATGATTTTTGATGAATGTCACCGTTCACAATTTGGTGAAATGCATAAAAACATTATTAAGAATTTCAAGAAATATCACCTATTTGGTTTCACTGGCACTCCTATTTTTGTTAAAAATGCTGGTGACAATCATCGTGATGGTATTTTATTAACCACAGAAGAAGTTTTCGGTGATCGTCTACACTGCTACACAATGCATAATGCAATTGCTGATAGAAACGTATTACCATTTCATTATGAAATGTTTTCAACTGTCAGATTGAAAGATGAAATTGAAGATCAAATGGTTGAAGCAATTGATAAAAACTCAATTATTTTAAGCGATGAAAGAGTTGAAAAAATTACTCGTTATATTATTGAAAATTTCGATCGTAAGACCAAACGTAAAGAAGCTAATTATGTTCATAAATTCAATATAGACATTGCAAATTCTTTAAAGAATATTGATAATGCAAAATATGAAAATAAAAATTTATCTGGTTTTAACTCATTGTTTGCTGTTGATTCAATCAAAGCTGCTAAAAGATACTATCTTGAATTTAAAAAACAATTAAAAGCATTAAATAAAGATTATGTAATCGCTACTATCTTTACCAATACACCAGTTAATGAAAATGGTGAAGTTTTAGATGATGAAGTTAAATTAGACGATGTTGAGTCATTGAACATTGAAGATAAGAATTTCTTACAAATGGCAATGAATGATTATAATAAAACCTTTAAAACTAATTATCAAATCAATAATCAACAATTTGATAATTACTACAAAGATATTTCATTAAGAATGAAACAACGTGAAATCGATATTTTAATTGTTGTTAATATGTTTTTAACAGGGTTTGACTCAAAACTATTAAATACATTGTGATTAGATAAGAAATTAAGATATCACGGTTTATTACAAGCATTTAGTAGAACTAACAGAATTTATAACTCAGTTAAATCATATGGAAACATTGTTTCCTTTGTTGATATTCAAAAAGAAATCGATGATGCAATTTTATTATACGCAACTGATCACGAAAGTGAAAAAACTGTTTTCATCGGAACTAAAAATGATTTCTTATATGGCACTACAGAAGATAATGGAACACATGAAGATGGATACATTGATTTAGCAAATAAGATTAAAGAAAATTTTGATCCTAAAAATCAAATTGATGATGAAGCAACGCAAAAAGAATTCGTTAATACTTTTACTAAATTCTTAAGATTACGTAATATATTAATGGGATTTGAAGGTTTTAAGGAAATGGAAGCTGATATTATGTCGGAATATGATTTCCAAAATTATTGCGGTATGTATGGACAATATCACGATAAATTTAGACCAAAACATAAGGAAAATGTTGAAGATGATTGCATTTTTGATATGGAATTAATCAAACAATACGACATTGATGTTGATTATATTTTAAGAGTTATTGATGCTTATCGTGAAAAAATGGAAGGTATTGACTTTAAATATATCTTAGATGCAATTGAGAACTCATATGAATTGAAAAACAAAAAAGAATTGTTAGAAAAATTAATTCAAGATATCAATGCAGGACATTTCAATTCAGGTGCTTCTTCAAGAGAACTATATCATGAAATTGTTCAAAAGAATTTAAGAGAAGATTTACATAAAATGATTGTTAAATTTGGTTTAGTAACAGAATATTTAATTCCATATTTAACAAAATGTTTCAGAACAAATAAATTAATTTTTGATGGTAAGACATACGATGATATTAAAAAGAAAATGTCTTTATTCTCAACAACCGATCAAGAACGTAGAACCTATGATGAAGAATTGAAAATTTATCTAGAAACTTTCTTTTCAAGATATTCAGGCGATATTAATTACACTTCTTTTGAACATATTTTGAATAATAAAAAATAA
- a CDS encoding Cof-type HAD-IIB family hydrolase, with translation MAQNKRSEQRRFLFAIDLDGTLLADSALGTVHPKTEEAIKRAVKEGHIVCIITGRPWRSTKPIYEQLGLNAIVGNYNGAHIHNPSDPFFIPAISYLDLNEVLYILGDPKVSAEITNYAIEGPDWVQLAHRDPNLERVFGFDKATKFREEINLQKLPLKPTGIVFDCKLTTDVVDLLTYLKRRYGDLGEFSSWSKGAGLSPIFDITSIGVNKGKVISLIMRYYNIDIQDTVVIGDSFNDSPMYEVGNVGVAPANAEPLIKQMATVVMKQTNKEGAVGYFIDAFLNNPEKYIKMGLKKQSEKKDNLQVVKADNFYNEEEK, from the coding sequence ATGGCACAAAACAAAAGATCAGAACAAAGAAGATTTCTATTTGCAATTGACTTAGATGGAACATTATTAGCAGATTCAGCACTTGGAACTGTTCATCCAAAAACCGAAGAAGCAATTAAAAGAGCGGTTAAAGAAGGGCACATTGTATGTATTATCACCGGTAGACCATGAAGATCGACTAAACCAATTTATGAACAATTGGGTTTAAATGCAATCGTTGGTAACTACAATGGTGCACATATTCACAACCCTTCTGATCCATTCTTTATTCCAGCAATTTCATATCTAGACCTTAATGAGGTTCTATATATTTTAGGAGATCCGAAAGTTTCAGCTGAAATTACTAACTATGCAATCGAAGGACCAGATTGAGTTCAATTAGCACATAGAGATCCTAACCTTGAAAGAGTGTTTGGCTTCGACAAGGCAACTAAATTTAGAGAAGAAATTAACTTACAAAAACTTCCATTAAAACCAACAGGAATTGTTTTTGACTGTAAATTAACAACTGATGTTGTAGACTTGCTAACATACTTAAAAAGAAGATATGGGGATTTAGGCGAATTCTCATCTTGATCAAAAGGTGCTGGTTTATCACCTATTTTTGACATAACTTCAATTGGTGTTAATAAAGGTAAAGTTATTTCATTAATTATGAGATACTACAATATTGACATTCAAGACACAGTTGTTATTGGGGATTCATTCAACGACTCACCAATGTATGAAGTGGGAAATGTTGGTGTCGCACCTGCAAACGCAGAACCATTAATTAAACAAATGGCAACTGTTGTTATGAAACAAACTAACAAAGAAGGTGCAGTAGGTTACTTCATTGACGCTTTCTTAAATAACCCAGAAAAATACATCAAAATGGGATTAAAGAAACAAAGCGAGAAAAAAGATAATCTACAAGTTGTAAAAGCAGATAACTTCTATAACGAAGAAGAAAAATAA
- a CDS encoding ribonuclease HIII: MNYNEIIGVDETGVGDYFGPIVSVACYIPNQHIDLIKQLNVKDSKKLTDKKILEIVPTIMKLVYYKQTILTQDGYNKLIKAKINNNEIKTLIHSNTLNNFINAYNVCNTVLIDQYTANNAIFEKHYQKLQSIPWLNVSKPKLNIILETKAEDKSLAVACASIIARAEFLKYMNVQNQKYNIEFKLGASNKVDEQAALFIQQHGITELSKVAKISFKTTQKALDMINDK, encoded by the coding sequence ATGAATTATAACGAAATTATTGGAGTTGATGAAACTGGCGTTGGCGATTATTTCGGACCAATTGTATCAGTTGCTTGTTATATCCCAAATCAACACATAGATTTGATTAAACAGTTAAATGTCAAGGATAGCAAGAAACTAACTGATAAAAAAATTCTTGAAATAGTTCCAACGATTATGAAATTGGTTTATTATAAACAAACAATTCTTACTCAAGATGGTTATAATAAATTAATTAAAGCTAAAATCAATAACAATGAAATAAAGACATTAATTCATTCAAATACCTTAAATAATTTCATTAATGCTTATAACGTATGTAATACAGTTTTAATTGATCAATATACAGCAAACAATGCTATTTTTGAAAAACATTATCAAAAATTACAATCAATTCCTTGATTGAATGTATCTAAACCTAAATTAAATATCATTTTAGAAACCAAAGCTGAAGATAAATCTCTTGCTGTTGCATGTGCTTCAATTATTGCTAGGGCTGAATTTCTAAAATATATGAATGTACAAAATCAAAAATACAACATCGAATTTAAATTAGGTGCATCAAACAAAGTTGATGAACAAGCTGCATTGTTTATTCAACAACACGGAATCACTGAATTAAGCAAGGTTGCGAAAATTTCATTTAAAACTACACAAAAAGCATTAGATATGATTAACGATAAATAA
- the dnaK gene encoding molecular chaperone DnaK: MAKEIILGIDLGTTNSVVSIIENGQPKVLEGPTGKRTTPSVVAFKNNETIIGEVAKRQLETNPDSIASIKRLMGSSKTVHANNKDYKPEEISALILAYMKEYAEKKIGHSVKKAVITVPAYFDNAQREATKNAGVIAGLDVVRIINEPTAAALAFGLDKDKEKNHKILVFDLGGGTFDVSILELESGTFEVLATSGDNHLGGDDWDNAIVNWMIHEINDKYSYDPRSDKMAMARLKEEAERAKITLSQSMIANISLPFLAMSATGPINAELELKRSEFEQMTANLLERTKKPLLDSIEQAKLKFSDLDEVLLVGGSTRIPAVQKLVEEITGKKPNNSINPDEVVSVGAAIQGAILAGDIQDVLLLDVTPLTLGIVVEGNLVAPLIPRNTTIPVTKSEVFTTAADNQNAVTIVITQGERQIASDNKILGQFNLEGIEPAPRGVPQIEVSFSIDVNGITTVTAKDKKTNKEQTITIQNTSKLSEEEVQKMVKEAEENREADKKKRHEIEVTVRAEQTINQLQKTLSSEEAKQLPEDKKAELEKELKEFQDLVNAKNIEELEKKQNEFDAKLAQAMEMLKNSGVNPDDLNKDK, encoded by the coding sequence ATGGCTAAAGAAATTATTTTAGGAATAGACTTAGGAACAACAAACTCAGTTGTTTCAATTATTGAAAATGGACAACCAAAAGTATTAGAAGGTCCAACTGGAAAAAGAACTACACCATCTGTTGTTGCTTTTAAAAACAACGAAACAATCATTGGAGAAGTTGCAAAAAGACAACTAGAAACTAACCCAGATAGTATTGCATCAATTAAAAGATTGATGGGTTCATCAAAAACTGTTCATGCAAACAACAAAGATTACAAACCAGAAGAAATTTCCGCATTAATTCTTGCATATATGAAAGAATATGCTGAAAAGAAAATCGGTCATTCAGTTAAAAAAGCTGTTATTACAGTTCCTGCATATTTTGACAACGCACAACGTGAAGCAACTAAAAACGCCGGTGTTATTGCTGGATTAGATGTAGTTAGAATCATTAACGAACCTACAGCAGCTGCATTAGCATTTGGTTTAGATAAAGATAAAGAAAAGAACCACAAAATCTTAGTATTTGACCTAGGTGGAGGAACATTTGACGTTTCAATTCTTGAACTAGAAAGCGGAACATTTGAAGTTCTAGCAACATCAGGAGATAACCATTTAGGTGGAGATGATTGAGATAATGCAATTGTTAACTGAATGATTCATGAAATTAATGACAAATACAGCTATGACCCTCGTTCTGATAAAATGGCTATGGCTAGATTAAAAGAAGAGGCAGAAAGAGCAAAAATTACTTTATCACAAAGCATGATTGCAAATATTTCATTACCATTCCTTGCTATGTCAGCAACCGGTCCAATTAATGCTGAATTAGAACTAAAAAGATCAGAATTTGAACAAATGACAGCAAACCTATTAGAAAGAACTAAAAAACCATTATTAGATTCTATTGAACAAGCTAAATTGAAATTCTCTGATTTAGATGAAGTTTTATTAGTTGGTGGTTCAACAAGAATTCCAGCTGTTCAAAAATTAGTTGAAGAAATTACAGGTAAGAAACCAAATAACTCAATTAACCCAGACGAAGTTGTTTCAGTTGGGGCTGCAATTCAAGGTGCAATTTTAGCAGGAGATATTCAAGATGTTTTACTACTTGACGTTACTCCTTTAACATTAGGTATTGTAGTTGAAGGAAATCTAGTAGCTCCTTTAATTCCAAGAAACACAACAATTCCTGTAACTAAATCAGAAGTATTTACAACAGCAGCGGATAATCAAAATGCAGTAACTATTGTTATTACACAAGGTGAAAGACAAATTGCTTCAGATAACAAAATTTTAGGTCAATTCAACCTAGAAGGAATTGAACCAGCACCTCGTGGTGTTCCTCAAATTGAAGTAAGTTTCTCAATTGACGTAAATGGTATTACAACAGTAACAGCTAAAGACAAGAAAACCAATAAAGAACAAACCATTACTATTCAAAATACTTCAAAATTATCAGAAGAAGAAGTTCAAAAAATGGTTAAAGAAGCTGAAGAAAATAGAGAAGCAGATAAGAAAAAACGTCACGAAATTGAAGTTACTGTTAGAGCAGAGCAAACAATTAACCAATTACAAAAAACTTTATCTTCAGAAGAAGCAAAACAATTACCAGAAGATAAAAAAGCTGAATTAGAAAAAGAATTAAAAGAATTCCAAGATCTAGTTAATGCAAAAAATATTGAAGAACTTGAAAAGAAACAAAATGAATTTGATGCTAAATTAGCTCAAGCTATGGAAATGTTAAAAAACAGTGGTGTAAATCCAGACGACTTAAATAAGGATAAATAA
- a CDS encoding NAD(P)/FAD-dependent oxidoreductase yields MNNSFDVIIIGAGPAGLTAALYLARNNAKVAFIESKMPGGKMAEQSKIENYPGYSFISGPEISIKMLSQAKENGAQFIYGKVIDFNWKEENKIFEIGLENKTDLIYAKAIIVATGMRNLIPLDVENIEFFNQRGVSYCAVCDGALYKGKPCAIIGGGNSAFEESAYLASMASEVHIFVRDGIIAEKKLVEDAKKHNNIFIHENSKILKLIGETEVQEIEANINGNIVKMNINCVFPYIGFRPNTEFLKNKIELNKAGFIVVDEHMETSMKNVFAAGDVIEKHVRQITTATGDGTIAAKSISNRI; encoded by the coding sequence ATGAATAATTCATTTGATGTAATAATAATTGGAGCTGGGCCAGCTGGTTTAACTGCAGCTTTATATCTAGCCAGAAACAATGCCAAAGTTGCATTTATTGAATCAAAAATGCCTGGTGGTAAAATGGCTGAACAAAGCAAAATTGAAAACTATCCTGGTTATTCATTTATTTCAGGGCCAGAGATTTCAATTAAAATGTTAAGTCAAGCTAAAGAAAACGGTGCTCAATTTATATACGGAAAAGTAATTGATTTTAATTGAAAAGAAGAAAATAAAATATTTGAAATTGGTTTAGAAAATAAAACAGATTTAATTTATGCAAAAGCAATAATTGTTGCTACTGGTATGCGTAATTTAATTCCGTTAGATGTTGAAAACATTGAGTTTTTCAACCAACGTGGTGTTTCATATTGTGCTGTATGTGATGGGGCTTTATATAAAGGTAAACCTTGTGCAATCATTGGTGGTGGAAACTCTGCATTTGAAGAATCAGCATACCTTGCATCAATGGCATCAGAGGTACATATCTTTGTAAGAGATGGGATTATTGCTGAAAAGAAATTAGTTGAAGATGCTAAAAAACATAACAATATCTTTATTCATGAAAACTCTAAAATATTAAAATTAATTGGTGAAACAGAAGTTCAAGAAATTGAAGCTAATATCAATGGAAACATTGTTAAAATGAATATAAATTGTGTTTTCCCATACATTGGTTTTAGACCAAATACTGAATTTCTAAAAAACAAAATTGAATTAAACAAAGCTGGTTTTATTGTCGTTGATGAACACATGGAAACTTCAATGAAAAACGTATTCGCCGCAGGTGATGTTATTGAAAAACACGTTAGACAAATCACAACTGCAACTGGCGATGGAACCATTGCTGCTAAATCTATTAGCAATCGTATTTAA
- a CDS encoding TIR domain-containing protein produces the protein MENKVKTFISYSHGYKNNILFENLRDTLKNKGYILDFSEKEDKSEYSIQTIWDYLASRIKQSSCTILLMTQDLLFKNKHKISYIPNDFEHSGWIYKEISASLRDWKENRINALICVCEDEYVHHIVNSGHYYNNVVTIRDKYPEWCPEIISLNEWYIEFVSYDQFIKNPEYYINNALWKRRRQIESYGNAYSICYDPHNN, from the coding sequence ATGGAAAATAAAGTCAAAACTTTCATTTCTTATTCGCACGGTTACAAAAATAATATTCTTTTTGAAAATTTGCGTGACACATTGAAAAATAAAGGTTATATCTTGGATTTCAGTGAGAAAGAAGATAAAAGTGAATATTCAATTCAAACCATTTGAGACTATTTAGCTAGTAGAATTAAACAATCTTCTTGTACTATTTTATTAATGACACAAGATCTATTATTTAAAAATAAACATAAAATAAGCTATATTCCTAATGATTTTGAACATTCAGGATGAATTTATAAAGAAATATCTGCTTCTTTAAGAGATTGAAAAGAAAATAGAATCAATGCACTAATTTGTGTGTGTGAAGATGAATATGTGCATCATATAGTAAATTCTGGACATTATTATAATAATGTTGTGACAATTAGAGACAAATATCCTGAATGGTGTCCAGAGATTATTTCTTTAAATGAGTGATATATTGAATTTGTGTCATATGATCAGTTTATAAAAAATCCTGAATATTATATTAATAACGCTTTATGAAAAAGAAGAAGACAAATTGAAAGTTATGGTAATGCATATTCAATTTGTTATGATCCGCATAATAATTAA
- a CDS encoding N-6 DNA methylase, with product MNKYFEDIDSKGLKTTWIDICNYLRNVDFSHIPEFFNFDNIHEVYEIGLARVDKTSKKKMGQYYTPKDVAKLMSQWFLELNGENICDVACGTGRLILEYLELLNYNEAKKMINDKKIYLYDLDETAMLICKTLISIKYGKESFANINTTCGDFLNEKIKLPHNSKVISNPPYAKIDTPLVSWKKTDISLKSKELYAIFIEKIIEESNAAVIISPFSFLSSNKFYLLREKMSLLGGGFVISFDNVPGTIFAGKKYGIFNSNKGNSVRAAITVFNKQETLGFKISPLIRFKTEQREEILKDSVLRATLPKYRQIINKHNDKFKKIDSKLLDLYNCWVSKSKFNINDFVLSNESQLFLDIPKTCRYYTTASSKKLNRANSFTLFFDNESVYDFCYCLINSSFAYWWWRIFEGAINLSSNTLKSIPLPINLLSLEDKKFFQKIRKEMTDIESHHIIKKNNCNMMQENIKFPDKYRNIINERILNILGLEMKTDELIEIHNNYFKI from the coding sequence ATGAATAAATATTTTGAAGATATTGATTCTAAAGGATTGAAAACAACATGAATTGATATTTGTAACTATTTAAGAAATGTTGATTTTTCACACATTCCTGAGTTTTTTAATTTTGACAATATTCATGAAGTATATGAAATTGGCTTGGCTAGAGTTGATAAAACTAGCAAGAAGAAAATGGGTCAATATTACACGCCTAAAGATGTTGCGAAATTAATGTCTCAATGATTTTTAGAATTGAATGGCGAAAATATTTGCGATGTAGCATGTGGGACAGGTCGCTTGATTTTGGAATATTTAGAGTTGTTAAATTATAATGAAGCAAAAAAAATGATAAATGATAAGAAGATTTATTTGTATGATTTAGATGAAACGGCAATGTTAATTTGTAAAACTTTAATTTCAATTAAATATGGTAAAGAATCATTTGCAAACATTAATACAACATGTGGTGATTTTTTAAATGAAAAAATCAAATTACCACATAATTCGAAAGTTATTTCAAATCCACCGTATGCAAAAATAGACACCCCTTTAGTATCTTGAAAAAAAACAGACATTTCTTTAAAAAGTAAAGAATTGTATGCAATTTTTATTGAAAAAATAATTGAAGAGTCAAACGCTGCCGTTATAATATCGCCTTTTAGTTTTCTTTCTTCTAATAAATTTTATTTATTAAGAGAAAAAATGTCATTGTTGGGCGGGGGGTTTGTAATTTCGTTTGATAATGTTCCAGGAACTATTTTCGCAGGGAAAAAATATGGTATTTTTAATAGTAATAAAGGTAATTCTGTTAGAGCTGCAATAACAGTTTTTAATAAACAAGAAACATTGGGATTTAAAATAAGTCCTCTTATTAGATTTAAAACTGAACAAAGAGAGGAGATTCTAAAAGATTCAGTTTTAAGAGCTACATTACCAAAATATCGTCAAATTATTAACAAACATAATGATAAATTTAAAAAAATCGATAGCAAATTGTTGGATTTATATAACTGTTGAGTATCTAAATCTAAATTTAATATAAATGATTTCGTATTATCTAATGAAAGTCAATTATTTTTGGATATACCCAAAACTTGTCGTTACTATACTACAGCAAGTTCAAAAAAATTAAATAGAGCTAATTCCTTTACTTTATTTTTTGATAATGAAAGTGTATATGATTTTTGTTATTGCTTAATAAATTCAAGTTTTGCTTATTGATGATGAAGGATATTTGAAGGGGCTATAAATCTTTCTTCAAACACTTTAAAAAGTATTCCTCTCCCAATCAATCTTTTATCCTTGGAAGATAAGAAGTTTTTTCAAAAAATCAGAAAAGAGATGACTGATATTGAAAGTCATCACATTATTAAAAAGAATAATTGTAATATGATGCAAGAAAATATCAAATTTCCAGACAAATATAGAAATATAATAAACGAAAGAATTTTAAATATCCTTGGTTTAGAAATGAAAACGGACGAATTAATTGAAATACATAATAATTATTTTAAAATTTAA
- a CDS encoding TIR domain-containing protein, protein MKKKINIFISFSHNYKNNYLCNKLQDKLNNEEYIINFSEKEDKSEYSIQTIWDYLASRIKQSSCTILLMTQDLLFENKHKISYIPNDFEHSGWIYKEISASLRDWKENRINGLVCVVEESIANWFRETVSVIEFTPFINRNYYLFPEILELNKKYIIFASYFDFFNNPSKFIKLALENRKKQINTNGEEFNIFYEPHNKK, encoded by the coding sequence ATGAAGAAAAAAATTAACATTTTTATTTCGTTTTCTCATAATTATAAAAATAATTATCTTTGCAACAAATTACAAGATAAATTAAATAATGAAGAATATATTATAAATTTCAGTGAGAAAGAAGATAAAAGTGAATATTCAATTCAAACCATTTGAGACTATTTAGCTAGTAGAATTAAACAATCTTCTTGTACTATTTTATTAATGACACAAGATCTATTATTTGAAAATAAACATAAAATAAGCTATATTCCTAATGATTTTGAACATTCAGGATGAATTTATAAAGAAATATCTGCTTCTTTAAGAGATTGAAAAGAAAATAGAATTAATGGATTAGTATGTGTTGTCGAAGAGAGTATTGCTAATTGATTTCGAGAAACTGTTTCTGTTATTGAATTTACACCATTTATAAATAGAAATTATTATTTATTTCCAGAAATATTGGAATTAAATAAAAAATACATTATTTTTGCTTCTTATTTCGATTTCTTTAATAATCCTTCAAAATTTATCAAGTTAGCACTAGAAAATAGAAAAAAACAAATAAATACTAACGGAGAGGAGTTTAACATTTTTTATGAACCGCATAACAAAAAATAA